One window of Nocardioides dongkuii genomic DNA carries:
- a CDS encoding type IV pilin protein, which produces MQTTTTPEKRDQGFTLIELLVVVLIIGVLAAIAIPVFLSQREKAADAAVKSDLKNMATLQETYFVDEQTYTKVKADLADFKQSNEKDSIEIVNADTAAFCLKGIREGGEGADDTYYYDSDGGGLSQDVCS; this is translated from the coding sequence ATGCAGACCACCACCACCCCCGAGAAGCGGGACCAGGGCTTCACGCTCATCGAGCTCCTCGTCGTCGTCCTGATCATCGGCGTCCTCGCCGCGATCGCCATCCCCGTGTTCCTCAGCCAGCGCGAGAAGGCCGCGGACGCCGCGGTCAAGTCGGACCTGAAGAACATGGCCACGCTGCAGGAGACGTACTTCGTCGACGAGCAGACGTACACGAAGGTCAAGGCCGACCTCGCCGACTTCAAGCAGTCGAACGAGAAGGACTCCATCGAGATCGTCAACGCCGACACCGCGGCCTTCTGCCTGAAGGGGATCCGCGAGGGCGGCGAAGGGGCCGACGACACCTACTACTACGACTCCGACGGTGGCGGTCTGAGCCAGGACGTCTGCTCCTGA
- a CDS encoding PulJ/GspJ family protein codes for MSARTRQDQVDREHRDAGMSLAEVLVAMGLLGILTTLIATVVILGLRVSSTMQERLDDSTSGEIAIMTTSKLLRTAVRQDQLEELDCSTCVKTAIVKATANEITFYANVGNTGQGPSLVTLTVLENPKARGTAILRQRTQRPLPATNGFTYCSSTSSSCAATTRTVVDGLVLPSTASFSYYDFSGELITRSLTAQPDLNAVASIDVSFSVRTERGNDATVVVQRIRLPNADISDPDQTT; via the coding sequence GTGAGCGCCCGCACCCGCCAGGACCAGGTGGACCGCGAGCACCGCGACGCCGGGATGAGCCTGGCCGAGGTCCTCGTGGCGATGGGCCTGCTCGGGATCCTGACGACGCTGATCGCGACCGTGGTCATCCTCGGACTCCGGGTCTCCAGCACCATGCAGGAACGGCTCGACGACTCCACCAGCGGCGAGATCGCCATCATGACCACGAGCAAGCTGCTGCGCACCGCGGTCCGCCAGGACCAGCTCGAAGAGCTCGACTGCAGCACCTGCGTGAAGACCGCGATCGTCAAGGCGACGGCCAACGAGATCACCTTCTACGCCAACGTCGGCAACACGGGCCAGGGCCCGAGCCTGGTGACCCTGACCGTGCTGGAGAACCCGAAGGCCCGCGGCACGGCCATCCTGCGCCAGCGCACGCAACGACCGCTTCCGGCGACCAACGGCTTCACCTACTGCAGCTCCACGTCCTCCTCCTGCGCGGCGACGACCCGCACGGTCGTGGACGGCTTGGTCCTGCCTTCGACGGCGTCGTTCTCCTACTACGACTTCTCCGGTGAGCTGATCACCCGCTCGCTGACCGCTCAGCCGGACCTCAACGCCGTCGCCAGCATCGACGTGTCCTTCTCGGTGCGCACGGAGCGGGGCAACGACGCGACCGTCGTCGTGCAGCGGATCCGACTGCCGAACGCCGACATCTCCGACCCCGACCAGACGACATGA
- a CDS encoding carboxypeptidase regulatory-like domain-containing protein, protein MEESRGPGARHRDEGMTLMEVVVAFALFLIMSTAALAGLTQAVALTREDRARLIAGDLATRELEITRDAFSSVLRGPETLTTNLTVNANPLPGGTAGKPLVSNGVPFTVKRTAQWAAVNSAAETTCDEGTRTELAYLRVKVEVTWPELGDRPPVVMETVMTPPKGTYSSLTGHIGLKVVDAFGQPVSGVTVTARAASGALETGVTSADGCALLAFLTPGAYSLTVAKTGYVTPAGDPTGATTAQVLAGQLWRGSVSYDQEATMVAKLVTEAGFALPQGLAQVPLALANSGLLPGGKKFISGTGATRTLEHLWPYPSGYEVWAGKCLDNDPQYTGQERDEPVAVGPGATTHTEVRLAPVIVRAAGPVTATLTAPVEPSRDRDCATTPLPQVSLGVATGGELRTSLPYGVWKLTATNGRTGEVMLRQGAPAPGQVNLS, encoded by the coding sequence ATGGAGGAGTCGAGGGGACCCGGCGCTCGCCACCGGGACGAGGGCATGACGCTGATGGAGGTCGTGGTGGCGTTCGCGCTGTTCCTCATCATGTCCACCGCCGCGCTCGCCGGGCTGACCCAGGCCGTCGCGCTGACCCGGGAGGACCGCGCCCGGCTGATCGCCGGCGACCTGGCGACCCGCGAGCTGGAGATCACCCGCGACGCGTTCAGCTCCGTGCTGCGCGGCCCCGAGACCCTCACCACCAACCTCACCGTCAACGCGAACCCGCTGCCCGGCGGCACCGCCGGCAAGCCCTTGGTGAGCAACGGCGTGCCGTTCACCGTCAAGCGCACGGCCCAGTGGGCCGCGGTCAACAGTGCCGCGGAGACGACCTGCGACGAGGGCACCAGGACCGAGCTCGCCTACCTCCGGGTCAAGGTCGAGGTCACGTGGCCCGAGCTCGGCGACCGTCCGCCGGTCGTCATGGAGACGGTGATGACGCCCCCGAAGGGCACCTACTCCTCGCTCACCGGGCACATCGGCCTGAAGGTCGTCGACGCGTTCGGCCAGCCGGTCTCCGGCGTGACCGTGACCGCGCGCGCGGCGTCCGGAGCGCTCGAGACGGGGGTGACCTCGGCCGACGGGTGCGCGCTCCTGGCGTTCCTCACCCCGGGCGCCTACTCGCTGACGGTGGCCAAGACGGGCTACGTGACCCCGGCCGGTGACCCGACGGGCGCGACCACCGCCCAGGTGCTGGCCGGCCAGCTGTGGCGTGGCTCGGTCTCCTACGACCAGGAGGCGACCATGGTCGCCAAGCTCGTCACGGAGGCCGGCTTCGCGCTGCCCCAGGGCCTGGCGCAGGTGCCCTTGGCGCTGGCCAACAGCGGGCTGCTGCCGGGTGGCAAGAAGTTCATCAGCGGGACCGGCGCCACCCGCACCCTGGAGCACCTCTGGCCCTACCCGAGCGGCTATGAGGTCTGGGCCGGCAAGTGCCTCGACAACGACCCGCAGTACACGGGACAGGAGCGGGACGAGCCGGTCGCCGTGGGACCCGGTGCCACCACCCACACCGAGGTCCGGCTGGCGCCGGTGATCGTACGCGCGGCCGGTCCGGTCACCGCGACCCTGACCGCCCCGGTCGAGCCCAGCCGCGACCGGGACTGTGCGACGACGCCCCTGCCGCAGGTCTCGCTCGGCGTGGCGACCGGCGGCGAGCTGCGCACCAGCCTCCCGTACGGCGTCTGGAAGCTGACCGCCACCAACGGACGCACGGGTGAGGTCATGCTGCGACAGGGCGCTCCCGCCCCCGGGCAGGTGAACCTCTCGTGA
- a CDS encoding type II secretion system F family protein, which produces MSATEVYEYKVRDTEGRFREGKVKAASESAVADKLRTMGYVPLQISKAGTGLQREITLPGSKKIKLKELALVARQLATMIDAGLSLLRALTILSEQADNPELRRVLTEVRQGVEGGRSLSSAFAAEPGVFPPLMVNMTRAGEAGGFLDGAMRQIAETFEADVKLRGKVKSAMTYPVVVLIMAVLMCLGMLLFIVPIFEKMFADLGGTLPLPTQVLVTLSDLMVYIVPAALVFGVAFTFWWRRHHHDEKVREFVDPLKLKLPVFGPLFAKIALARFTRNLSAMLSAGVPILRSLEVVGQTTGSVVVGHAVDDVRKSVAQGESVAGPLARHEIFPPMVVQMIASGEETGALDQMLRRIAISYDQDIEATTEALTSLIEPLMIALLGGVVGAMIIALYMPIFSVFELIG; this is translated from the coding sequence ATGAGCGCCACCGAGGTCTACGAGTACAAGGTCCGCGACACCGAGGGCCGGTTCCGCGAGGGCAAGGTCAAGGCCGCCTCCGAGAGCGCCGTGGCCGACAAGCTGCGGACGATGGGCTACGTCCCGCTCCAGATCAGCAAGGCCGGCACCGGTCTCCAGCGCGAGATCACGCTGCCCGGCTCGAAGAAGATCAAGCTCAAGGAGCTCGCGCTCGTCGCCCGCCAGCTCGCGACCATGATCGACGCCGGGCTCTCGCTGCTCCGCGCGCTCACGATCCTCAGCGAGCAGGCCGACAACCCCGAGCTGCGTCGCGTCCTCACCGAGGTGCGGCAGGGGGTCGAGGGCGGGCGCAGCCTGTCCTCGGCGTTCGCCGCGGAGCCGGGGGTCTTCCCGCCGCTCATGGTCAACATGACCCGTGCCGGCGAGGCCGGCGGCTTCCTCGACGGCGCGATGCGCCAGATCGCGGAGACCTTCGAGGCCGACGTGAAGCTGCGCGGCAAGGTCAAGTCCGCGATGACCTACCCGGTCGTCGTCCTCATCATGGCCGTGCTGATGTGCCTGGGCATGCTGCTGTTCATCGTCCCCATCTTCGAGAAGATGTTCGCCGACCTCGGCGGGACGCTGCCGCTGCCCACCCAGGTCCTGGTCACCCTCTCCGACCTGATGGTCTACATCGTGCCCGCCGCCCTCGTCTTCGGCGTGGCCTTCACCTTCTGGTGGCGCCGGCACCACCACGATGAGAAGGTCCGCGAGTTCGTCGACCCGCTGAAGCTCAAGCTCCCCGTCTTCGGGCCGCTCTTCGCCAAGATCGCCCTGGCACGGTTCACCCGCAACCTCAGCGCCATGCTGTCCGCGGGCGTGCCGATCCTGCGCTCGCTCGAGGTCGTCGGCCAGACCACCGGCTCGGTCGTCGTCGGCCACGCGGTGGACGACGTACGCAAGTCCGTCGCCCAGGGCGAGTCGGTCGCCGGTCCGCTGGCGCGCCACGAGATCTTCCCGCCGATGGTCGTGCAGATGATCGCCTCCGGCGAGGAGACCGGCGCGCTCGACCAGATGCTGAGGCGGATCGCGATCTCCTACGACCAGGACATCGAGGCCACCACCGAGGCCCTGACCTCGCTGATCGAGCCGCTGATGATCGCCCTGCTCGGCGGCGTCGTCGGCGCCATGATCATCGCGCTGTACATGCCGATCTTCTCCGTCTTCGAGCTCATCGGCTGA